One window of Schistocerca cancellata isolate TAMUIC-IGC-003103 chromosome 9, iqSchCanc2.1, whole genome shotgun sequence genomic DNA carries:
- the LOC126101136 gene encoding fructose-bisphosphate aldolase-like, translating to MPTNFNYPPPELRKELQQIADALVAPGKGILAADEGPPTLAARFANATTGFENTEDNRRRYRQLLFTTDLSIGDYVAGVILTHETLYQKADDGTPFVELLRRRNIIPGINLDKGHVQLFGTENECTTQGLDDLAKRCEQYKKDGCHFAKWRCALRIGRGTPSSLAVKENANVLARYASICQANGIVPIVEPEVEPYGDHDLETCQKATETVLAAVYKALNDHHVFLEGTVLKANMVTPGESSSKKSSPEEIARATVTALNRTVPAAVAGIAFLSGGQSEEESSVNLNAINKFPGKKPWPLTFSYGRALQTSAMRAWSGKSENVAAAQEEFKKRAKANSLASQGKYVPGSIKSLAASKTSFVFPPAY from the exons ATGCCTACTAACTTCAACTATCCACCACCCGAACTGCGGAAGGAGCTGCAGCAGATTGCCGATGCTCTTGTGGCACCCGGAAAGGGCATCCTCGCTGCTGACGAGGGACCTCCAACCCTGGCAGCACGCTTTGCTAACGCCACCACTGGCTTCGAGAACACAGAGGACAATAGACGGCGTTACAGGCAG CTGCTGTTCACAACAGATCTGTCGATAGGTGATTACGTTGCAGGAGTTATTCTGACTCATGAAACACTGTACCAGAAAGCTGATGATGGAACTCCTTTTGTTGAACTGCTCAGAAGACGTAACATAATTCCAGGCATCAATCTTGATAAAGGACATGTTCAGCTGTTTGGTACAGAAAATGAGTGCACTACACAGG GACTGGATGATCTGGCAAAGAGGTGTGAACAATATAAAAAGGATGGTTGCCATTTTGCCAAGTGGCGCTGTGCTCTAAGAATTGGCCGTGGTACACCTTCTTCACTAGCTGTCAAAGAAAATGCAAATGTACTGGCCCGCTATGCCTCCATCTGCCAAGCTAATGGCATTGTACCAATTGTGGAACCTGAG GTGGAGCCATATGGTGATCATGACTTGGAAACATGTCAGAAGGCAACTGAAACTGTTCTGGCAGCCGTGTACAAAGCACTCAATGACCACCATGTGTTTCTGGAGGGCACTGTTCTGAAAGCTAACATGGTAACACCAGGCGAATCATCTTCAAAGAAGTCTTCACCAGAGGAGATTGCACGGGCCACTGTGACAGCCCTGAATCGTACAGTGCCTGCTGCTGTAGCAG GTATTGCATTCCTGTCTGGTGGACAGTCGGAGGAAGAGTCATCTGTGAACCTCAATGCAATCAATAAGTTCCCAGGGAAGAAGCCTTGGCCACTGACATTCAGCTATGGCAGAGCCCTGCAG ACCTCTGCTATGCGTGCATGGAGTGGAAAGTCTGAGAATGTTGCTGCTGCCCAAGAGGAATTCAAGAAGCGAGCAAAG